Below is a window of Leuconostoc mesenteroides subsp. mesenteroides DNA.
ACCTCTTAGATATACTTTTTTAAAGTATTTTCGATTTCATCTTTAGGATGAAATCCAACAATTTTATCAATGACTTGACCATTTTTCTTAATAATTAACGTGGGGATACCTTGAATGCCTAGTTGGCTGGCAACCTGTTTATTTTCATCGATATTTACTGAGGTAAACTTTATTTTACCGCCTAATTGATTTTCTTCTGATAAGTGTTGTAGTATAGGGTCCATCATCTTGCATGGCGGGCACCAATCAGCACGAAAATCGGTCAAAGTAACCCCTTCTTGTGTTTCATTTTCAAATGTACTATCAGTAATTTCTTTGATTGTTGCACTCATTTCTGCTTTCCTCCAAATATTCTAGGTTTCTATGATTAAGAAAGAAGGTAATATATACCCCCTAGGGTATATATTACCTTCTTTCTTAGTTTTTAGCAATCTCATCAACATGCTCAGAAGTCAATAAATTGGACTATTTTTATTCAGTTACTTAGGCAACATTTGAGATACGATTGCGATTATAAAAATTGATATACCAACCAATGGCTGCTTGGACTTGCGTTAATGTTTCGTATGCCTTCAAATACACCTCTTCACGTTTCAATATTGAATGAAATGCTTCCATACGGCCATTATCGTATGGATGTCCTTTGAGTGAATATGAATGTTTCAAGCCATAATTTTGACATTTAATATTAAATTCAGCACTCGTGTATGTGACCCCATATCTGAATGAATAATTAATGGCTTTCGATGCTTATCTAAAGCCATCTGTAAGGCACTTGTGGCTAGCTCGGCTGTCATTGTATCGCCAATTTTATAGCCCAATACTTTTCTCTTCTCAGGATCCAAAACGGTCGCTAAATAGACCCATCTGTGATTAGTCAACTGAATATAAGTGATATCTGTTTGCCAAACACCGCTCAAATCATGCAAGTGTCTAATCAAATTGGGCTTTTGATCAACAGTCACCACAGTTTTTGGCTTGCGATAACGTTTTTGCATGCGGGATTTAATCCCTAATTCACGCATCAATTTGAGTGTCATATACCCAGATACTTTCGGACCGTCGGTTTGTTGACTATAAGCAGCAATACGGCGATAACCATAAAATTTAAAGGTTTTCCAAACGTCTAAAATATAAGGTTTTAGAGATTCTCTACGCTTTTCTTGTCGACTGGGCTGCCAATGGCGCCAGTTGTAATAGGTACTAGGTTTGATTTTAAGTGCACTTAAAATACGCACAAGCGCGTAGCCTTGTGCTAAAAATTGGTTAACGAGCGGCAATACCACATTACGGACTATTTTTTGGCTAGTAAGATGGCCGCTCAATGCTTGTCAGGCTATGCGTGATAAAATTTCGTTTTCTTCCTCCAAAATAGCGAGACGCTTTTCTAATTGCTTGACATCCTTTAACGTCTTTGACTGACCCTTGATCATGATTGGGGTAGCTTGTTTAACCCAAATAGCAATAGAATCTTTCGACGGACCAAATTCTTCTGCTAATGATTTAAGTGAACGGCCTTCTTGGTGAAGTTTAACCAATGAGTCTTTGAAATCTTGTGAATAACGAATTGACATAAAAATACTCCTATACTTTCATTTTACGGACTGAATAAAAATAGTCCATTTTTTTAGTATAAGAGCAAACTGTAGTGTAGTTAAAGTGATGTTTTGTTTTTAAATATGTTGTTCCCTTAATCTTAACATACCAATAGTTTAACAGCGAATATGATTGATCAACCATTTTTCATCGGAAGTATTCTAGCAAAATCTTACATTTTCATTCCCATTTTTTCGTACGACTCCATACCTGCCATCCAAAGATTAGATAACTCAATACCACGCTCCTCAGCTAACGCGTTCATTAAAGTATTCATATCCATTAACTGATACTTCTGATGCGGCTTTTTTGGATCTACTATCTCTATTTGTGCCATCATACCACCATCTTCATGTTCTAAAATATGGCAATGATACATATATATACCAGGTAAATCAAACTTAACTAGTATTCGAACAGTTTCTCCTGGGTTAACTCCAATGGTGTCTTTGAAACCGTTCTCATTTGGATATGGATCTTTTCCATTACGTGTTAGTACTAAAAAGCGAGTGCCGTGTATGTGAAATGGGTGAACCATTCCCGGTTTTTCGTTACTATTCGTGACATCCCAATACTGATACTCTCCAACTATTTGCTCGGCATCAATGCGTTCCATAGCAAATTTCTTGTCATCTATGGCAACACTTTCATCCATTCCTTGCATGACGACATGTCGAATGGGTAATGACGGTTCAACTGACGGTTTCTTTAAATTAATTAAATGATCGGGAATTTTTGTAGTATCTTTTGCGAAATTGTGAATGCGGAACTTTAATAGTGGCACTTGATCAGTATATAAGGTTACCTCATCACCTTCATGATATTGGCTAAAATCAATAATGACTTCTGCACGTTCAGCACAGCTCAACATTAAACCTGTCAGCTTGATTGGCTTGGGTAATAGAGAACAATCCCCCG
It encodes the following:
- a CDS encoding transposase, with protein sequence MSIRYSQDFKDSLVKLHQEGRSLKSLAEEFGPSKDSIAIWVKQATPIMIKGQSKTLKDVKQLEKRLAILEEENEILSRIA
- the trxA gene encoding thioredoxin, whose translation is MSATIKEITDSTFENETQEGVTLTDFRADWCPPCKMMDPILQHLSEENQLGGKIKFTSVNIDENKQVASQLGIQGIPTLIIKKNGQVIDKIVGFHPKDEIENTLKKYI
- a CDS encoding transposase, whose translation is MNYSFRYGVTYTSAEFNIKCQNYGLKHSYSLKGHPYDNGRMEAFHSILKREEVYLKAYETLTQVQAAIGWYINFYNRNRISNVA
- a CDS encoding DDE-type integrase/transposase/recombinase — its product is MSGHLTSQKIVRNVVLPLVNQFLAQGYALVRILSALKIKPSTYYNWRHWQPSRQEKRRESLKPYILDVWKTFKFYGYRRIAAYSQQTDGPKVSGYMTLKLMRELGIKSRMQKRYRKPKTVVTVDQKPNLIRHLHDLSGVWQTDITYIQLTNHRWVYLATVLDPEKRKVLGYKIGDTMTAELATSALQMALDKHRKPLIIHSDMGSHTRVLNLILNVKIMA